One Streptomyces sp. NBC_00554 DNA segment encodes these proteins:
- a CDS encoding heme-binding protein has protein sequence MTGLSLTQASEIVDAALSHARDLGLRPLTITVLDPGGHPQVVKREDGAGILRPQIAHAKAWGCLGTGSGGAAGARHATRDPAFFAALASISEGRIASSRGGVLVRDKEGELLGAVGVSGERPENDELVAVFGVEQAGLVADAG, from the coding sequence ATGACCGGTCTGAGTCTGACCCAGGCGTCCGAGATCGTCGACGCCGCGCTGAGCCACGCGCGCGACCTGGGACTGCGACCCCTGACGATCACCGTGCTCGACCCTGGGGGCCACCCCCAGGTCGTCAAGCGGGAGGACGGCGCGGGCATCCTGCGCCCGCAGATCGCGCACGCCAAGGCATGGGGCTGCCTCGGCACCGGCTCGGGCGGCGCGGCGGGGGCACGTCACGCGACCCGTGACCCCGCCTTCTTCGCCGCCCTGGCCTCGATCTCCGAGGGCCGCATCGCTTCTTCCCGGGGCGGTGTGCTCGTCCGGGACAAGGAGGGTGAGCTGCTCGGCGCGGTGGGCGTCAGCGGAGAGCGCCCGGAGAACGACGAGCTCGTCGCCGTCTTCGGAGTGGAACAGGCCGGCCTGGTGGCCGACGCGGGCTGA